A segment of the Pan paniscus chromosome 9, NHGRI_mPanPan1-v2.0_pri, whole genome shotgun sequence genome:
AGAGCTTGCAGGATGGAAGGTCAGCTGGAGCTCCTCAGAGATGTCGGAGGTGGGCAGTGACGACGGGGAGGCCCAGGCTCTGCCAGTGGGGGGGCAAGGTAGCCCCTCGGGCCTCTGGGCCCCAGTTGTCAATTTCCAGTTCTGCTTCCTGATGGCACTGAGGGTTCCTTTGTGCCCCAGCACCTTCCATCGGCCAGTCTCCAGTTTCAGCTTGCCGTGGGGCTGCAGTGAACACTTAGTGGCTGGCTCTGCCTGGAGCCAGACCCCCGTCGCTTGCTGTGTGACTGTGGACAAGGAACTTGGCCTCTCTGAGGCTGATTTGCTCTATGGGTGAAATGGGGGATAGGGTTATTGCAGAGTAAATGGCTCTGGACCCTTGGCGCCTGCTCAGTTACTATTGGTTGCGACTGTCGTCATGCTGTGCGGTGTGATAGGTGGAAGGGCAGCCGCTGGACTGGCCGGAGGCTACATGGGCCACTCCCCATCTCGTCCTGCAGAGGTGCAGCTGAAACCCAAGCACCAGCCCTACAAGCTGGGACGCCAGTGGCCGGAGCTGCTGCTGCGCTTCACCAGTGCCCCGGACGATGACGTGGCCATGGGTCAGTGCTGCTGCCTGTCTGTCCTTGCCTCGGGACCACCTGAGTCTGCATCTCTGGCTCCCAGCCCAGCCAGGGCCCTGCCAGCAAGGAGCTGCCCTGGCTGAGGGGCAGGGCCTGCGTCTCCCCCAGGCTCCGTCAGCCACCCCTGGCAGGGGAGGAAGGGGTCCCTGAGTGAAGCCCCATTGGGGGATGGGCTGGGAGCTGCCGGGGCACGTTGGGATGAGCTGCACACTCCACCCTCTGCACGGCCCTCCGGTTTTCTCAGCCCTGGTGGGTGAGGTTGGTGGCCGGGGCCTGCGCCAATCGGGAGAGGGGAGGGCTAAGCAGAGTGGGGATGCCCGGCAGTGACCCAGCCTCTCTCCCCAGATGAGCCTTTCCTGCAGTTCCGAAGGAACGTGTTCTTCCCAAAGCGGCGGGAGCTCCAGGTGAGGCAGGAGCCCTGGTGgccccaccaggcctggccccttGTGCCCAGCCTCCCTGTCCCTAGACCCCTGGACATTCGCACCTTGCCCCAGCCCAACTGAGCAgctctccctgccccagcccagctGAGCGGCTGTCCCTGCCACACCCACCTGCAGATCCATGATGAGGAGGTCCTGCGGCTGCTCTATGAGGAGGCCAAGGGCAACGTGCTGGCTGCACGGTACCCGTGCGACGTGGAGGACTGCGAGGCTCTGGGCGCCCTGGTGTGCCGCGTGCAGCTTGGGCCCTACCAGCCCGGCCGGCCGGCAGCCTGCGACCTGAGGTGAGGGCCTGTGTGACTTGAGGCGGGGGCGCTGGGTGGGGGAGTTTGTCCTTGGAATGGAACTTACAAGCAGTCTTCAGTCTCGCAAGGTTGGGGCAGGGTCCTGGAGTCAGGAGGCCTCAGCCCCGCAGGCTCACTCTGGCCCTGGGCAGTTGTTCCGCCCCTCAGCCTCCTTTTCCTCACCTGCCCTGGGCTGGAGCCTCAGGTGAAGTGAAGTCTGGGAGAAGAATCTGGAGCCCTGCCTCCTGCCGGCCAGGGTCAGAGGAGCTGGGCTTTTGGAGTCACAGCCAGGGACCACCCAGATACTGACCCTTTGTCACCAGTAACAGGCCAGCTTAGTTCCAGACTCCTGGGGTGTTCCCCAGGCGGTCGGCAAGCTGGCTGTCCACCTCCCAGCCCTCTCCAGGAGCCGAGTTCTCTGCTGTGTAAATTAGCAGGGCCTTGGGTGGCGAGGATTGAGTCTGCCCTGCCAAAGCCCAGGCCGGTCTCTGGTCTCCATGGAGGATTATCCCGAGGTTTAGAAATAATTCCAGTGAaggggccggacacggtggcccaggcctgtaatcccaacactttgggaggtcaaggcaggcaaatcgcttaaggtcaggagtatgagaccagcctggccaacatggtgaaaccccatctctactaaaaacacaataagtagccgggtgtggtggcgcacacctgtaatcccagccgtttgggaggctgaggcaggagaatcacttgaacctgggaggtggaggttgcagtgagccaagggcatgtcactgcactccagtctgggtgacagagtgagactctgtcttaaaaaaaaaaaaaaaaaatgccaggtgcggtggctcacgcctgtaatcccaatactttgggaggccaaggcgggcagatcacctgaggtcaggagttcaagaccagcgtcaacgtggagaaaccccgtctctactaaaaatacaaaattatctgggcaaggtggtgcatgcctgtaatcccaggtactcgggtggctgaggcaggagaattgcttgaacttgggagatggaggttgcagtgagccgagatcgagccattgcactctagcctgggcaacaagagcgaaactccgtctcaaaaaagaaaaaaaaggactgaGCGCTCCAACTGCAGCTTATCTGATGGCTGGTCCACAGCCCACAGAGTACCCGCTGCCTGAGGCGGGGAACCAACTGTGGGTATGCCAGGGCCTCTCCTGCTTCATGTGGGGCGGGGGAGATGCCCTTTCTTTTGTGAGCCTGTGCTAGTTGTAGGTTGGCGTTTTCACGTTTTTATCTGGCAGAACAAAGCATTGAGAGCATTAAAACCCCTGCACCAGTTTTGGTTATAAAAGTTCCACCAGTTCAGAAATCCCAACAGTCCTGACTTGGTGACACAGATGTTGCTCTGAAACCCTCCTGCTGCAGTCTGATTCTAGGCAGGTGGGGGCTCTTTGTTCGGCCTCCAGACCTTCCCTCAGCCTCTCACCTCTGCTGTGAGCTGCAGACCTGGGCCCATCTCCTGGCCCTCCTTCACTCGCCTGGCtgccctgtgtgtctgtgtgccttCGCAGGTGGGGGTCAGGGACCTCTGCAGTGCCGGGCACACTGCGGGTGCTCAGGGTGGTGGGTTCCTTCCCTTCTGGGGGTGAAGAGGGGCCTGGTGACTCCCCGTGTCTTTCCCTTCGGCTCCTATGAGTTTCCTGGGTGGACACGTGGTAACCAaccaggcaggaggcaggaagggTTGGGTGACAGGACCAGGCCCCATGGGGGCTCTTGGTGCACATGGGGCTGCAGTGCAGAGGCTGCCGGCTCAGGCAGGACTGGTGGGAAGTGCAGGAAGGTGGGGCCCGGGTTCCTGTTCCTGGATGGAGATGCAGGCATCTGGAGCCGCAGGATGAGCCTTTGGCTTCAGACGGTGACCCCGGGTCAGACGGGCAGAGGGACAGCCCCAGGTGGGCCTCATAGGGAGCCCCATCACAATCCTTGGCCTGCACCTGGAGAGCTTGTCAAGTTTTAGGGCCGGGGGAGCTCACCTGGGACAGATGGGGGTGTCACCATCCCCACTCTGCAAAGGAAGCAGGCGCAGGACAGGAGGTGCCTCTCACCAGCTGTACAGCTGCTCTCGGCAGAAGCAGACAGGCTGGCCCTGGAGTCTGCCCTTCGGAGAGGGGCTGAGAACTGAACCCCCTCTGTCTGGTGCCTGGGTCTCCCCTCGTGGGCTCCTTACCCAGCCTCTGACTTGGAAGTAGATGTGTGTCTGCTTCCTCCAGGCAGCCTTGCTTCCCTCGCCCTCCCCCTTGAGCCTGGCACCTCTGGTTGGGCCGCTAGCACCTGTCTTCCTTCCTCCACAGGGAGAAGCTGGACTCCTTCCTCCCTGCCCACCTCTGTAAGCGGGGCCAGAGTCTCTTTGCTGCCCTCCGGGGCCGTGGGGCCAGGGCCGGGCCGGGCGAGCAGGGCCTGCTGAACGCCTACCGCCAGGTGCAGGAGGTCAGCAGCGACGGCGGGTGCGAGGCCGCCCTGGGCACCCACTACCGCGCCTATCTCCTCAAGTGCCACGAGCTGCCCTTTTATGGGTACGAGCCACAGCCCCgcagtcccccaccccctccacagGCTGTTCTTGGGCTTTGCTAGCACAGCTGCCAGTGAGCCCACCTCTGCTCCTGCTGAGCTGTGTCCCCATGAAGTGGTGTCTTGTCACGAGCACCTCAGGCCCCACCGTTCCAAGCTGGGCACctgtcctccccttcctcctgtcAGGGGCTGGGACACCTTGGATGGGTCCTCTCCTTCTACCTGGCACAGTCACCTCGTCACTGGCCCAGCCGACCTCGCCTTCAGCCAGCTGTCTCTGTCACGCAATTGTTGTCTAACAAACATCTCTGTGCACCTACTGCACACGCGCTCCCTGGGCACTGGAGGTCCCCCTGAGCCAGAGACACCGTGCCCCTGCCTGATGAAGCTGATGTTCTAGTGGAGAGAGACGAGAACACAGAGGTTTAGGAGAGCCTGTCATTGGGCACAGGCGGCAGCCAGGAGACCAGAGGATGGGGTGTGGCTTGGGCCTTGTGGTCAGAACAGGTGAGATGGTCAGATGCAGGACGTTCTGAGGGCAGAGTGACAGGATTTGCCAGATGGATGTGCAGTGGATGAAGCGaaggagaggaggcagagaggacTGGCCTAAGCCCCTGGCAGATGGCGTTGTCCTCTGCTGAGCTGGGGGCGGCACTGTGGAGTGGTCAGGGAAAGTTTAGgaatttggttttttgtttttgttttgagacagggtcttgctctgtcactcaggctggagtgcagtggcacaatcgtggctcactgcaggctcgacttcctgggctcaagcaagcctcctgagtcgctgggaccacaggtgtgcagcaccatgcccgggtaatttttttttttttttttttttgagatggagtatcgctcttgttgccaggctggagtgcaatgccatgatctcggctcactgcaacctctgcctcccaggttcaagcgattttcctgcctcagcctcccaagtagctgggactacaggcatgcaccaccatgcacggctaatttttgtatttttagtagagatagggtttcaccatgttggccaggctgatcttgaactcctcacctcaggtgatccgcctgcctcggcctcccaaagtgctgggagccaccatgcctggcctaatttttgtattttttgtagagacggggttttgcctgttggccaggctggtctggaaccctggggtcaagtgatgctcccgcctcagcctcccacagcactgggatcataggcatgagccaccgtgcctggctgggagCTTGCTTTGGACATGTTGATTTTGAGATACTTGTTAGACGCCCCACTGGCGACTTCGAGTGGGCATCTGGTATCTAGTGCAGTCTGAACTGGAGCTCGTATTTGGCGAATCCTATGCATATGGATGGCACCTGAAGCCTGGAGAGATGCTGGGAGGCAAGTGTGGGCCAggtgagaaggggccctgggccCCCCAGCAAGGCAGGAGGGCTCTACCCGCAGCAGCTCCTAGCGCATGCCCCGCTTGTCCTCCTGGCAGCTGGCAATGGATGTGGGCTCCAGCCTGGTGGGCGAGCGTGAGCAGGGATGGAGACAGTGAGTGTGACCAGCTGTCACAACTCTGCTGTAAAATGGGGTCAAGCAACGGGTCTTGTAGTGGTTTTGAGGGGGAGGTGACAGCCCATGTGTGCTGACCGGCAGGTGGCCCTCTCCTGGCTGCTTCGGTTTCCTCAGTGAAATCGGAGGGCTGGCCATCAGCTGAGCTTGGGGGACAGAAGTCTTCcagaggaggctggagcaggacggccccaggaattcaaggtggcCCGTGCTGGTCTCCAGCCCCATCCCGTCGCGTGGAGAGAGCGGGGTTTAACTTGGGCTCTGGCTCAGTGGGTGGTGAGGGCAAGGGTGAGCCTGAGGGACAGGAGAAGGCAAGGCTGCAGGAGGGACAGGTGGCAGCTCttctcaatgtttttttttttttttttttttttgagatggagtctcgctctgttgcccaggctggagtgcagtagcacgatcttggctcactgcgagctccgcctcccaggttcacgccattctcctgcctcagcctccggagtagctgggattacaggtgcccaccaccatgcccggctaattttttttgtatttttagtagagatggggtttcaccctgttagccaggatggtctcaatctcctgacctcatgacccgcctgcctcggcctcccaaagtgctgagatcacaggcatgagccaccgcgcccagcctcttctcaGTTTTGAGCCCTGGAGCCACTCCCCTCACCTCCTCGTGCTTCCCAGCAGGTCCCTGCTGCTGAAAGGTCTCCGCCTGGACAGTGGTCAGCAGGCTCTCCTGGCCACCTCCAGCAGCCCTGGCCCCCAGACCAAGTGCCAAACCCACATGACTGGCTTTGCTCCACACCTGGGGCCACGCGCTTCCCTCCGCCTGCAGTGCCCACCCTTCTCTGTGTCATCAGGCCCTTCTCCCTCCGGTCGCACACTGCCAGCTCAGATGCTGCCACCCCTACGAAGCCTCCCCTTCATCCCACCTCTGTTTCTCCCTTCCCTGGGGCGGGTTTCAGTCACCCAAACagcagaagtttctcagaacccAGGTTGGGGCCTCGAGCAGCCTCCCTCAGCATTTCTGGTGCTGGCCGGAGGCTGACCCCAGTCCCCTCCCCAGGTGTGCCTTCTTCCACGGTGAGGTTGACAAGCCGGCCCAAGGCTTTTTGCACCGTGGTGGGCGCAAGCCAGTTTCTGTGGCCATCAGTCTGGAAGGCGTGCACGTCATCGACAGCAGAGAGAAGGTACTGCCCCCAGCTCCTCCAGGGTGGAGAGGATGGGAGGGGGCTCCTGACTCAGGTCTTCCTGGTTCCTCTGGGCCTGTGGGGGCCTGGGGGCAAGGTGGATGGACTGTCTGGGAGGGACCCTGCCTCCGTCGGATGTCCTCGTAGCCCCTGAGGGTGATCCTGGGTCCTCTTGCCCAACATGCTAGGCTGTGGGGTGGCCGGGGCAGGGGAGGCCGCAGCTGGGACTTCACTGCTGAGTGGAGGGAGGGCAGCAGGGCCTGCTGCTCTGCCTGGCTGATGGCTGGAGAACAGCCTGATGCTCCAGAAGACCCTGCGACGGGAGCCCTCTTGGGCTGACCGTGTCCTCTTCTTTCTGCGTTTGGTGGCCAGCCCTGGGTAGAGAGCCGCATCAGCAGCCAGCCCTGTGGGGCAGATTACCTGTCCCTGGGCAGAAATTTGCTCCTAAGCCAGCAGAAGAGTTTTGGCTGGCTTCTGGTTGTCCCGGAAGAGGGACCCCAGCCCCTGCTGCCATCTGTGTCCTGGGAGGCAGGGCCCAGCTCAGCCTCATGGTAGATGCCACCCCCGACCTCATAGAAGAGACTCCGCTTCCCCACCTGCCTCCTCCCCCACGTGCCTCCCCCGCTGTCAGGGGCTTGGCCTGCTGGTGGGACTGTTGTGGGAGAGGGGATCTCAGCTTCCCTGGACCACAGCCCCTGGCAGGCTCTGATGAAAGCTGAGGCTCTCTCCTTACAGAAACACATGAACAAATGTAGACTCAGCCTTGGAGAGGCACACACCCTGGCCAGGTGTCtgagtgggatggggtggggagcagACCTCTGCCCAGGGGTCAAGCCTGGCTCTGTGTCTCCTGCTGGCCAGCATGTCCTGCTGGGCCTGCGCTTCCAGGAGCTGTCGTGGGACCACACCTCCCCCGAGGAGGAGGAGCCCATCTTGTGGCTGGAGTTCGACGGGGACAGCGAGGGCACACCTGTCAACAAGCTCCTCAAGATCTACTCCAAGCAGGTAGTGCGGGTGGTGCCTGCACACGGGTGGGGAGGCTGGGCCCAGGTACCCTGGGTCCCAGACAATTAGAGGCACCAGGCTGGCGGGCAAGGAGGTGAGAAGCTGCCTTGGGCCTGAGGATGAAAGCGGCCTGGGCACAAGGGGTGCCTTGAGTCCTGCTGACCCGGAGCTGCCCTGGGAGGTCAGGAGGCCTGGTCTGCAGACTCCACGCCGGTGGTGGTGGCAGCTGTGGGGTTCGGGCAGCTGTTTGTTGAGGGCTTGTTGAGtgctttgagaccagcctgcgcccTCCCCTCCTGTCCCCAAGACCAGTGCTGTTGTGACCCTATTCACAGTCACCTGCGGTGGGCGTGGAAGCGTTGGGCCTCTCCAAGCCTGTGTTTGATTTTCCCCTTCATTCATCGTGTTTTACTCAGCACCGAGcacctcctccaccccagcctccctccccagcctccctcccctgcccctccctctcccaCTTGGGTCACATCAGAGGCCCCTCCCTCCCACAGGGCCCTTTCAGGACTGTTCCCACCCCTTCCTCCTTTCATCTCGGGTCTCTCTGGATCCTTCATTCCACACCTCTCCGGCTTCCTTTTGGTGCCCTTCACCCCTCCCTTTGCAGCCAGACCCCACCCCTGCGCCTCCCATGCTGGGGGCTTCTTCTAGCCCCATCGGCCTCTGCTTTGCCACAGGAGGGCCCCCTCCCCCTTCTCAGCTTAACTACATGCTCCTGGAAGCTTCTTTCCGCCCCCACCAGCCACCTTCTCCCCCAGCTTCCCCTGCTGCTCCCCATTTTCCTGGCCCCCCTCGAGGGCACTCCTCTCCCTGCCTCATGGCTTTGAACTCCAAGATATTCTCACCTTTATGTTCAAAgttcacaattttcttttttttttttttttgagacggagactggTTTATGCTTTTTGTTTCCTAAGAAATTTTGCCTAACCCAAGACCACAAagattttctcatgttttcttgTAGAAGTTGTATAAATTTAAGCCTCCCAGCCATCCCAAAGTCGATATTTTACATCAGGTGTGATATACAGGTCAATGTTCATGTTCGTGTTTACAGATTCTCAATTGTTTCGGTgtcgtttgttgaaaagacattGAATTGGCcgcatggtggatcacgcctgtaatcccagcactttgggaagccaaagtgggcggatctcTTTAGGCtcggagctcaagaccagcctggccaacaaggtgaaacccccatctctactaaaaatacaaaaaattggccgggtgtggtggcacacgcccgtaatcccagctactacttgggagactgaggcacgagaatcacttgaactggggaggcagagattgtggtaagccgagatggtgccactgcactccagcctaggcaacagagtgagactctgtctcaaaaaaaaaaaaagaaagacattgaaTTGCCCtgacatctttgttgaaaatcaattggctgtacatgtgtgggtctgtttctggattcCCTCTTCTAAACCACTGATATATGTGTGTCTTTCACTGATAATCACACTATATATTGATTTTTGAacctttataataagtcttgaaatcaggtagtctGATATCcagaactttgttctttttaaaatggtttcCATAGaagttttagaatcagcttgttgaTTTGTAGCATGCTCCCCtatccaccccccaaaaaaaggctACCTAGGATTTTTATTGAGATTGCATTGATTACTTCGGAGGTCATTGACCTCTTAAGTCTTCCAGtccatttatttctgtatctccatttatttgtctctgatttctttcattaacattttatagttttcagcatacaaagCTTCTgcatcttttgttagatttatccgtttctttttttttttcttttggtgctaCTGTAAATGGcactgtttttaatttcaatttccaaTTGATCATTTccttatatagaaatataattgtttttgtctttttttgaaacactcttgctctgtcaccgaggctggtgtgcggtggcgcaatcatagctcactgcatccttgacctctgggctcaagctatcatcCCTagccacaggtgtgcaccaccatgccaggctaactttattttattatatttgtagagacaaggtctcactatgttgcccaggctaatcttgaactcctgggctcaagtgattctcccaccttggcctcccaaagtgctgggattacaggcatgagcccctgtgtctgccttttttctttttttctttttttttttttttttgagacagagtctcactctgtcgcccaggctggagtgcaatggcgcgatttcagctcactgcaacctccgcctcctaggttcaagcgattctctcacctcagcctcctgagtagctgggattacaggagcctgccaccacgcccagctaatttttgtatttttagtagagatgggttttcaccatgttggccaggctggtctcaaactcctgacctcaggtgatccacccgcctcggcctcccaaagtgctgggattacaggcatgagccacggcacctggcctggcctgggactTTCTATGTGGACAGTCGTGTGGTCTGTGAGTTGGGACAGCTGGGTCTCACTTTCCAATCTGTGTGCCTCTTGCTTGCCTTGCCTGACAGTGCTTCTGACCCCCAGTGTAGGATGGATAGGTGTGCGCAGGCGTCCCTGACGCACCTGGCCTGAGAGAGAACGTTGTCTTTCACTGAATAAGTGGGATTTCGCTGTGGGTTCTTCAGAGATGCGCTtcatcaggttgaggaagttcctttCTGACCCTGGCTTGCTGAGTTTTATCTTGGACAGATGTTCAGCAGAGCTTCCTCTTTCGGCTGCATTTGAACAGCAGGCTTCCTGAGCCTCAGAGGCATGTTGCTGTGCAGGAGTTTTTGTTCTAGGAAACTTAGTAGGCTTCCCTGTTATGGTTGCACTCAGGACTCTGTCCCCACCGGCTGCCGTCCCCTCACCAGCCCACTGCCCTTTGGCTGGTGGAGTCCACTTGGTGAGGAGAGGAGTGTGGGTGGACTGAGCTGAGGGCAGGGAGCGTGGAGAGCCCACCAGGCCTCTGCTCTTCCTTCTGGGCCAAGCAGCGGTGCCCACCCGCCCAGCCCAGAGGGATTGTAGCTGCCCTGTGGAGAGGCAGGAGCCAGGCCAGTCTCCGCAGGGCCACTCCCAGCGTCTGACCCAGCCCCACCAGTCAGGAGCACAGGTGGCCATTCCTGTCTACTTGGCCTCACCTTATCCCAGGCCTGCAGCAGTGCTTGGCACGTGGGAGGCACTCAGGAAATACCTGTGTCCTAAAGGGTACCACCCTCTTAACACCCTCTGCGACTCCCTCAAACCCCTGAAGGCCCTGTCCTTGGTGCCCAGCTGTGCCCGCTGGCACCTGGCTGCTGCATCTTTTCTGTCAGTGTGCCTCATGCTTCACACCTGTTGAGTAGGAGTCACTTTTGAAGAACGTGCTGGCAGGGAGCCGCCCGCCCCTGCCCTGGTGACATCGCGCCCCTTCCTCCTGGCTGCAGGTTTTCCTCCCAGCCAGCACCACCCGCCTCCCCGCCCC
Coding sequences within it:
- the FRMD8 gene encoding FERM domain-containing protein 8 isoform X3, which encodes MDGTEGSAGQPGPAERSHRSSVSSVGARAADVLVYLADDTVVPLAVENLPSLSAHELHRAVREVLQLPDIALDVFALWLVSPLLEVQLKPKHQPYKLGRQWPELLLRFTSAPDDDVAMDEPFLQFRRNVFFPKRRELQIHDEEVLRLLYEEAKGNVLAARYPCDVEDCEALGALVCRVQLGPYQPGRPAACDLREKLDSFLPAHLCKRGQSLFAALRGRGARAGPGEQGLLNAYRQVQEVSSDGGCEAALGTHYRAYLLKCHELPFYGCAFFHGEVDKPAQGFLHRGGRKPVSVAISLEGVHVIDSREKHVLLGLRFQELSWDHTSPEEEEPILWLEFDGDSEGTPVNKLLKIYSKQAELMSSLIEYCIELSQAAEPAGPQDSATGSPSDPSSSPAPVQRPKLRRQGSVVSSRIQHLSTIDYVEDGKGIRRVKPKRTTSFFSRQLSLGQGSYTVVQPGDSLEQG
- the FRMD8 gene encoding FERM domain-containing protein 8 isoform X5; protein product: MDGTEGSAGQPGPAERSHRSSVSSVGARAADVLVYLADDTVVPLAVENLPSLSAHELHRAVREVLQLPDIALDVFALWLVSPLLDEPFLQFRRNVFFPKRRELQIHDEEVLRLLYEEAKGNVLAARYPCDVEDCEALGALVCRVQLGPYQPGRPAACDLREKLDSFLPAHLCKRGQSLFAALRGRGARAGPGEQGLLNAYRQVQEVSSDGGCEAALGTHYRAYLLKCHELPFYGCAFFHGEVDKPAQGFLHRGGRKPVSVAISLEGVHVIDSREKHVLLGLRFQELSWDHTSPEEEEPILWLEFDGDSEGTPVNKLLKIYSKQAELMSSLIEYCIELSQAAEPAGPQDSATGSPSDPSSSPAPVQRPKLRRQGSVVSSRIQHLSTIDYVEDGKGIRRVKPKRTTSFFSRQLSLGQGSYTVVQPGDSLEQG
- the FRMD8 gene encoding FERM domain-containing protein 8 isoform X6, whose product is MDGTEGSAGQPGPAERSHRSSVSSVGARAADVLVYLADDTVVPLAVENLPSLSAHELHRAVREVLQLPDIALDVFALWLVSPLLDEPFLQFRRNVFFPKRRELQIHDEEVLRLLYEEAKGNVLAARYPCDVEDCEALGALVCRVQLGPYQPGRPAACDLREKLDSFLPAHLCKRGQSLFAALRGRGARAGPGEQGLLNAYRQVQEVSSDGGCEAALGTHYRAYLLKCHELPFYGCAFFHGEVDKPAQGFLHRGGRKPVSVAISLEGVHVIDSREKHVLLGLRFQELSWDHTSPEEEEPILWLEFDGDSEGTPVNKLLKIYSKQAELMSSLIEYCIELSQAAEPAGPQDSATGSPSDPSSSPAPVQRPKLRRQGSVVSSRIQHLSTIDYVEDGGAMDSSGGWRVPGKAWATRDTLFFIEDTWKGD